A genomic region of Actinomycetota bacterium contains the following coding sequences:
- a CDS encoding acyltransferase family protein yields MKNKEHAYRPDIDGLRALSVVFVVLFHAGVTSFRGGFVGVDVFFVISGFLITGMLVDEVQRSGRVNLPEFYARRARRLLPLAILVVLFTLLAGYALLPPISRGELFADARAAALYFANWRFAAQAGDYFGGDGAKSLLVHYWSLAIEEQFYMIWPLIIVGATKLVPSKHPERRARTFVVALAAVGGASLLGSAILTPREGVVAYYGTHVRIWELAIGAGIALARPWLRTVPRAAAQVAAGVGIIGVGIAALTFSGSMTFPGTAALLPVLGAGLVVGSGVPVRTLVGRGLASGPLPLIGRLSYSWYLWHWPALGIAQLLRTRGGWTIGLGLTKALAILVSFGLAVLTHHIVENPIRYTPRLRGAPRRALAFGLALSLTPVAVAFALPMTGNSTIPKGGPLAMTPEQAKDDNPFLAVGACHQTTGIRISGHCVFGDPNGVKTVALIGDSHALNWFPALDRASKTRGWRLFVWTKSACPVTDVEAYNQRLQRRYSECTPWRKNLLAHLAAIGPLDLIVVGRTSVYQGLTLDENGKRLSASTIGPTWREASIRSFKSLAAVAPRIAVMRDTPHAGEPPPECLSANPTTPGRCSFPRRNHVETDSALVKAERATGVKSLVFLDLTHAICPRAVCPVVTSDGIIMYRDRTHLTATYSLRLAPEVAKLVSPLLTA; encoded by the coding sequence ATGAAGAACAAAGAACACGCGTACCGGCCTGACATCGACGGACTTCGAGCCTTGTCGGTGGTGTTCGTCGTGCTTTTCCACGCCGGAGTGACGTCCTTTAGGGGCGGCTTTGTCGGTGTCGACGTTTTCTTCGTCATCTCCGGATTCCTCATCACCGGGATGCTGGTGGATGAGGTTCAGCGCTCCGGACGCGTGAACCTTCCCGAGTTCTACGCCAGACGGGCACGACGGCTGCTGCCCCTGGCGATCCTGGTCGTGCTGTTCACGCTGCTGGCGGGGTACGCGCTTCTCCCTCCGATCAGCCGCGGCGAGCTGTTCGCGGATGCGCGCGCAGCCGCTCTGTACTTCGCCAACTGGCGCTTCGCCGCCCAAGCGGGCGACTACTTCGGCGGGGATGGAGCCAAGAGCCTGCTCGTGCATTACTGGTCGCTGGCCATCGAAGAGCAGTTCTACATGATCTGGCCACTCATCATCGTGGGCGCAACGAAGCTGGTCCCGTCGAAACACCCGGAGCGGCGTGCCCGCACATTCGTCGTCGCTCTCGCCGCGGTCGGCGGTGCTTCGCTCCTAGGTTCGGCGATCTTGACACCGCGCGAAGGAGTCGTCGCCTACTACGGAACCCATGTGCGGATATGGGAACTCGCAATCGGCGCAGGCATAGCGCTCGCCCGGCCGTGGTTGCGCACGGTGCCCCGAGCCGCGGCGCAAGTCGCTGCGGGCGTCGGCATCATCGGCGTCGGGATCGCTGCGCTCACCTTCAGCGGGAGCATGACGTTCCCCGGAACAGCGGCGTTGCTCCCCGTGCTCGGCGCAGGCCTGGTGGTCGGATCCGGAGTGCCGGTAAGAACGCTGGTCGGCAGGGGGTTGGCATCCGGTCCGCTCCCGCTCATCGGGCGCTTGTCCTACTCCTGGTATCTGTGGCACTGGCCGGCACTCGGCATCGCACAGCTCTTGCGAACGCGCGGGGGCTGGACGATCGGACTCGGGCTCACCAAGGCCCTCGCCATTCTGGTCTCGTTCGGCCTTGCGGTCCTTACCCACCACATCGTTGAGAACCCGATCCGCTACACGCCCCGGCTTCGCGGCGCGCCGCGCCGCGCGCTGGCTTTCGGTCTGGCCCTTTCGCTCACTCCGGTCGCGGTTGCGTTCGCACTGCCGATGACAGGAAACAGCACCATCCCAAAGGGTGGCCCATTGGCGATGACGCCCGAGCAGGCCAAGGACGACAACCCGTTCCTCGCGGTTGGGGCCTGCCATCAGACAACCGGCATCAGGATCTCGGGCCATTGCGTCTTCGGGGATCCAAATGGCGTCAAGACAGTCGCCCTTATCGGTGACAGCCATGCCCTCAATTGGTTCCCCGCACTCGACCGTGCGTCCAAGACCCGCGGCTGGCGCCTGTTTGTGTGGACCAAGAGCGCCTGTCCGGTCACCGATGTCGAGGCTTACAACCAACGCCTGCAACGCAGATACTCCGAGTGCACTCCTTGGCGCAAGAACCTGCTCGCCCACCTGGCCGCGATCGGCCCGCTGGACCTGATAGTCGTCGGCCGCACCTCCGTGTATCAGGGACTCACGCTCGACGAGAACGGCAAACGACTGAGCGCCTCAACCATCGGCCCGACCTGGCGAGAGGCAAGCATTCGGTCCTTCAAATCGCTCGCCGCGGTCGCACCCCGCATCGCGGTCATGCGAGACACGCCTCACGCCGGCGAACCGCCTCCTGAGTGTCTGTCCGCCAACCCAACCACTCCGGGGCGATGCTCGTTCCCGAGACGCAATCACGTCGAGACCGACTCGGCGCTCGTAAAGGCCGAGCGCGCAACCGGCGTAAAGAGCTTGGTCTTCCTCGACCTTACGCACGCAATTTGCCCTCGTGCTGTGTGCCCTGTGGTCACCAGTGATGGAATCATCATGTACCGCGACCGGACCCACTTGACCGCAACCTACAGCCTTCGGCTCGCCCCCGAAGTCGCCAAGCTGGTTAGCCCTCTGCTTACGGCCTAA